In Paludibaculum fermentans, the genomic stretch TTTAGGACGACTCCGGTGATGGTTCCCGCGGGCTTCAGGCTCACCGCGATGGCAGTGGTCTCCTTGCCGGCGCGGACTTCAATGCGGGTGCCCTCCTGCGCCAGGTTGAGCGCGCCCGGGTACTCGCTGTGCGCGGCACTCACAATGTAGATTCCCGGGGGCAGTCCACCCGCTGAGAATCCTCCTGCCGAGTCGCTGGTGGCCAGCTTCGTGCTGTCAGTCTTGGCAGTGCGGCCGATTGTCACCCGGGCACCGGCAATGGGCTCACCTGTCGCCGCGTCGACCACACGCCCGCTCACGGAGCCTCGCTCCGAGGGCGGTTGGCTCTGTGGCCGGCCCTGATTGGCGGGATACGCGCTGGTCTGGCCCCGGACCGCTATCGCACACAGGCAGAGGGCAAGCAGCCATCGTTGCACGTCACTGCACCCTTCTCGTGGCGGTGGAGCCCACGATGGTTTTGACCGCGATCTCCGGGGCGCGGCCTTCGCGCAATTCCACGGGCGTGCCCAGTCCTGCGTAGTGCGGCAGGAACTCCGGATCGAGCCACGCCTGCGGGGCCAGTTCTTCGAACGCGTAGATTGTGTATGCGCCCGGGGGCAAAGCTCGGAACTCGAAGCTGGCGTCCTCATCCAGGCCTGCCGTGAAGAAGAAACGCGGGCGGCCGGCTCGCTCGCCCTGTGGGGCGGCCAGGACCACTGTCGCCCGGCGGTCGTCCACACGGCCCCGGAGTTGAGCGCTCACCGTGCTCACTACAATCTCCAACGGGTCGCGATTGTCATTGGAGACGAGGAGACCTCCGTTCAGGACATCGGTTCGGCCTAGCAGGGCCGATTTGACGTGGCCGCCCGGGGGGATGGCGTCCACCGCCAGATCCCACACACCGGCAGCAACCGCTGGGATCGAGAACGAACCATCTGGTTGCACCTTGGCTGATTCCATGCGCAGGATGCCAATCTCGGATCCGCTCAAGCGGACGCTCATCCTCGACAGGGCTCCACCGTTCGGGCCTTCCAGGCGGATGCGGCCCTTAACGGACGGGGCGGGTCGAAAGTAGAGGGGGACGTCGAGGGTGCCGCCTGTGAGGTTCACCTCCTGGCGGGCCGAATAGAGTACGCCCGTGGCCTCAGTCGCGCTCGTAATCACATATCTGCCCGGCGCCAGGGCGAGCGTCTCAAAGCGGCGCTCGGGGCCCGTCGCGATCTGCAGATGGTATCCCGATTCTCCGTTGACCTCCCGGATCCGTGCGGGGATGAATGGGCGGGCTGTGAGCGCCCCATTGGCCCGCTGGACAAGCGGGCTGTTCCCTCCGGGCAGTCCGAAGAACGGGAGGCTCAGGCGGATCGGTTCCATCTCCTGGATTGACACATTGATGCCCATCGCCTCGCTGGCCGTACCCAGCAGGATCGGAGCGGCCTCGCCTCGAGCCGGAGTGGCGGGATGGAAGGTGAGTGCCGGGACCTGGCGCGGAGCCGGCTCCAGCGAAACCACCGGCCCGGGCTTTTCATCCGCGATCTCCTCGCGCTGTCGAGCCGAGACAATATAGTAGCCGGCAGGCAGATGGATGATCCGGTATTGGCCCGCATTGTTGGCTCGCGCGCTGCCTTCGGGGCTCCAATCCAACTGGCCGCGTCGATAGATTCGCCGGTATGCCTGGACGAATGCGCCCTTGGCCGGGCCTCCGCCGGCCGCAACGATGCTTCCACTGATTGCGCCCAACTGCGGGAGCCGGACGATGAGCCCGGACTTGTTCTCGTTGGGCCCCACTGTCACAATCTGGCCTGGATTGGAAGGGAACCTGGCTCCATAGTTCATGACGGCGTAGCCGGGTTTGGAGACCTCGATCCGGTAGCGGCCCGCCGGCAGCAGCCGCAGCAGGAATTGGCCATCGGCATCGGTGGGCGCCATGCCGCGCACATCGTCCCGGCCGTCCAGGACTATGGTCACCGCGGCCCGGCGCAGGGGTGCCCCGGTGACCGCATTCACCACGCGCCCCGCAATGGAGCTATTCCGTTCCGGCTGCGCGGCGGCCGTGCGGGCGGCGAGGATCAGTAGAATAGCGGCGGTTTGATATCTGACCATATCTTGCGCCTCGGCTGCGAATTGAGAACATTACTATGACATGGATTGGGGTGAAATTGGTTTCGTCATAATTGGCAGGAGCTGCGGGTAAGGCGCTGAAGGATTACCGCGCTTCTCCGGCCACAAAGTTCGCCACGATCTTGAGCAACTCGTCCGTCGGGAAGCATCGGATCTGGACCGTCTGCTCCTGGCCGGCGGAGAGTTCAACTGGCTTGACCTCACGGCGCAGCAGTTCGTTCACCCGTTCATTGATCATGCCGCCGCCTGCCCCCTGTTCCACCGCGAAGAACGAGTAGCGGCCCGGCCCGAGGGGCCTCGCCTGCACCGGTTGCCCCGGAACCACGACGCCGATGATGCTCGTACCCCTGGGGCCCCCGCCGTCCGCCGGCACTGCCTGAATCATCCAGTAAGTCTTGGCCTGGGGCGGCGCACCCTTCAGCTCATAGTGGACCTCTGGTGCCTTGGTGCCTGTTCTGAGCAGCAGGGTGCCCGTCGAGCCCTGCACAATTTCAATGACGTCGCCCTCCACCAGTGTGTCGCCGTATTGCATGGACTCGATCCAGGCGGGCCGCTGATACGACTGGTATTGCACGCGCCAACGCCCCGGCGTGATGCCTTCCAGTTGAAAAGTGCCATCCGCGGCACTCACCTGGGTGCTGTGTGATTCCAGGTTCTGACTGGGGCCGGCCTCGCTGAGCATGATGGATCCCCTGACCGGTTGTTGGCCGGAAGGCCCACCCATCGGCCCCACTCTCATGCGGACCGCCGCTTGCCCATTGCCTGCTGCCTCGGATGGCGGCTCCTCCACCTTGCCGGTGAGCGCGATGGAAGTCTGCAGTTGGAGCGTGACCGGCGGGGGCGCTGTCTGCCCGACTGTGATGCGCTGGCTGGCGTACCAGGCGGGCTGGGATCCACCCCGGAACGGGACCGCCTTGAAGCGATACGCGCCGGGGGGCACCATCGGGATGCGGAACCGGCCGGACTTTCCGGCCGCCGCCGAACCGAAGTTGGATCCGCGATCCGCGGCACTCTCTTCCGGATAGAGCATGACATGGTAGCCGTCGGCCGGCGGGGATCCATCGGGGGCGATCACGACTCCGGTAACCGTTGTGACGAGCTGAGGTTTCGCGCGCAGCTCGACTTCCACATTGGCGCCGGGTACGACATTGACCGTCGACGCGCCGGCCGCCGTGGGACTATCCGGGTAATAGATTGGCTGCCAACCGGCGCCGGGCTCCAGCCCTCCTGGTCCGACAACGTCCAGCAGGCGCTCGACGGGCAGGGCTTGGGAACACCGGACAGCGAGCAGGTAGCGATCCGGTGCGACCGGCGCGATGCGGAACTCGCCATCTTCGTTCGATTGCGCGTAGTTGTTCTGACGGATGGGCACTGTCCCGATCGGCGCCGCCGACAGGAAGACTCCGCAGTCCGGCAGCGGTTCGCCGTCATCGCTCAGAATGCGGCCTGAGACTGTGCCTGCCGGCGTCAGCTTCACCACAACGCCGGTGGTCGCTTTGCCGGATTCCACGTCCACTAGTAACCCGGCTTGGGGCAGGCCCAGCGCGCCGGGGTACGACTGATGGTTGGCCTGCACGTAGTATTGGCCCGGCTTCAGATTCGCGGCCGAAAACTGTCCGGCTGGATCCGCGCTGGCGGAGACCATTCCGCCGGGGCCCAATGCCTGCACTGTTACCGTTGCCCCTGCGACAGGTTCTCCCTTTGCAGCGTCCACCACGCTTCCGCTGATCGAGCCCGACGGCTGCTGCTGCTGCTGGTCCTGACGCCCGCTGCCAATTCCCTGAATCTGCGCGGGGCAGGGGAGACAAAAGCAAAGGAGAAAGAACAGGCAGCGCATGTTATTGGCTCCGCCTTTCCGCTGGAGCGCCGGGGATTGCGGTCACCTTGATATCCGAGGCTCGGCCTTCTCCAAGCTCAACGGGAGTGCCGAGACCGGGGTAACTCTTCAGGAACTCCGGATCGCGCCAGGCCCCCGGTGCCATTGATTCGAAAGCGTAGATCCGGTAGGCGCCCGGAGCGAGATTTCGGAATTCAAAGTCTCCGTTCTCATCCGCACCGGTTGCGAGGTAAAAGGATTGGACGCTTGCCAGTTCGCCCTGCGGGGCCGCCAGGATCGTGCTGGCGAAGCCGTTCTCGACATGACCACGGAGTTGCGCCGCGCGGGTGCTGATGACAATCTCCAGCGAATCTTTGGTGTCCGCCGCAATGACCATGTCCTTGGCCAGCACATCCAGCTTGCCCAGCATCATGGACTTCAAATACCCGCCCAGGGGAATGGGCCCCGGCAAGATATCCCAAATCCCGGGTGGGACGTCTTTGAGGATGAAGGAGCCGTCCGCTTGGACCTCGGCGCTCCTCCTGTCAATGGGTAGGTTTTCCCCGGAATTCAGGACAACCTGCATACCGGAGAGCCGGCCGGCGCCGGGCCCTGTGATGCGCAGATGACCGGAAAGATTGACGCACGGGGAGTAGGAGAGCAAAGTGTCGACAGAACCGCCGGACAGCGCAATCTCCTTCCGCGCCCCGTAACACTTCCCCTCGACCTCCATCGAACTCGCCAGGATGTAACGGCCGGGATTGACCGGCTGGTACTCCACCTGCCCGTCCATCGTGGCGGTGAACGCGTGCATCGGCGCGCCCGGACCTCCATCCGTGCCTCGGATCCAGACCGGCGCTCGCAGCATCCCGAGGCGAGGGGCGGCCCCAGGTTGGCTGAACTGCGGGGTCACGCCCGGCGGCAGTTGAATCCACAAACTGACCCGCACCGGCGCCATCTCCTGGATGGGGATGTCGATATCGCGGCGCGCCTCGCCGGAGCCGATGTCGAGCGGCACTGCCTCCTGTTGGATCACCGTGGAGGGATAGTAAGTCAGGGCCGGCACCGCCTTCTGCTCGGTCTCCTGCGGGGAGCGGGGCGTGCCCATGCGAATCACCGGCATGTTCACCTGGTACGCGGCCACGATATAGCGGCCGGGCCGGAGGTTGCCGATGTGATACTGGCCCCGATCATCGATGGTGGCGCCCCCGGCCTGGATCCAGCCCAGCCTGCCGCGCGGGAACTCCCTGCGGAACACGCTGACGTAGGATCCGCGGGCGATCATGCCGGACGTGCCGAGGATGGTGCCGCTGATCGAGCCCAGGCGTGACAGCCGGACCATGAGACCCGACTTGTTCTCGTTCGGGCCGAGCGTGATGACTTGGCCGGGAGCACCGGGATAGCGGGCTCCGTAGCCCATATCCGAATAACCGGGCTTGGAGACATTGATCAGGTAGCGGCCCGCGGGCAACGCTCTCAGCAGGAAACTGCCGTCGGCGCTAGTGGGCGCCATGCCGCGAACATCGGACCGCCCCTCGAGAATGATCTCCACGGAGGCTCGGTTCACCGGCGCGCCAGTGGTGGCATTCACCACTTGGCCCGCAATCGAACTGCTTCGCTCCGGCTGCGCGGCGGCCGTGCCGGTCGCCAGGATTAATGCAATGAAGAGGCGTTTATTCCGGAGCATTCTGTTGCGTTGCGGCTCAATTACTCACGCATTTACTATGACACCGTTCGGTGGCAAGCGAAAGCGGGGCGCTGGCTGTCCTACCGTTCTTCCCCCGCGATGTAGTTCGCCGCCATCTTCTGAACATCGGCGACGGAAAAGCACTTCACTGCAATGGCCTGGTCGTTGCTTGCGGTAATCTCCACAGGCTCCACTTGCCGGCTCAACAGTTCCAGCAGGCGGTCATTTACCATGCCCCCGCCATTGGATTGCTCCAGCGCGAAGAAATGATAGCGGCCGGGCGCCAGCGAATTCGCCGTGATCGAGTGGCCTGGCGTGCTGTTGCCCACATAAGCCTGGTTCCCGGAGCCCTCCCGCGCCACCGGCAACGCCTGGATCATCCAGTATTTCTTGGCATCACCCGGCGGATCCTTCAGCTCATACTTGACCGTCGGAGGACTCCCGCCCAGCACGATGCTCAGCGTTCCAGGGGCGCCTTCTACTACCTCAATCTGTTGGTTCTCCGCCGGCGTGTCCCCATAATGTATGGTCTCCATCCAGCCCGGCCCCTGGTACGACTGATAGCGCACGCGCCAACGGCCCGGGGTCACACCCTGGATCTGGAAGGCGCCGTCCTGTGCATTCACCTGGCCGGCCTTCTGCCCGAGCGGCAGGTTGGGCCCCGCCGGCATCAACATCACTGATCCCTTCGCTGGCGTGAATGGCGTGGCCTTCGGGCCTCTCAGGCCGGAAAAAACGTTGAGGGTCAGCGGAGCGGAGGCAGGCGCCGAACTCGCATGTGGATCCTCTACCTTGCCGCTGATTGTCATCGACGGCCGGAACTGCACGGTCATCGGAGGGGGAGGGGCGGAGCCGACGCTGACCGCCGCCTCGGCCACATTCGCCTGCTCCGGCGCACCATCCTGGGTCATCCCGAACAGCCTGTAGTTGCCCGGCTGCACCATGGTGAAACGGAAACTGTTGCTGGGTTGGACCATGGCGACGGCGGCCGGCTGCTGCGAGCCAACGATACTGTCCGCGATGGCGAGCTGCAGCATCGGCTGGTTCTTCCAACTGGCGCCCGGTGCGGCTGTGATGACCCCGGTGAGTGAGGTGACGGCAACCGGTTTCATATGGAACTCCACCTTCACGTCGGCCCCCGCGGTGACTCCGAATGACGCTCCGCCTCCGGCCGCTGGATTGTCGGGAAAGTAGCCGGTTTGCCACGATTCGCGCGGATCAAACCCCTCCGGACCTACCATGCTCAGCAGGTTCTCCACCGGCAGGTCTTCCGGGCAATTTGCCTGCAGGATATAGCGGTCCGGCCCAACGGGAGCCATGCGGAACGCCCCCTTGTCATTCGACTGCGCAAACCCCGCGGGCTGCCCCGGCGAACGGCCCAGCGGTGCATGCATCAGCATGAGATTGCAGTTGGACAGCGGTTCCCCACCATCGTCAAGTACACGGCCGGACACTGCTCCAGGCGGTGAGAGGGTTACCGTGACGCCCTTGGTCTCCTTCGCAGGCAGAACCTCCGCGAACACTCCGGTCTGCGGCAAGCCCAGCGGGCCCGGATAGTTCTGATGCGCCGCCTGCAGGTAGTATTGGCCCGGAGGCAGCTCATCGACCGAAAACTGCCCCGAGGCATCGGTGCTCACGGTGCGCGTACCGGCCCCGCCGCCCGAGCCAAAAATCAGCACCTGGACCTCCCGCGCCGGTTCGTTGGTGGCGGAATCGACCACCCGGCCGCTGAGGGAGCCGGCCGGCTGCGCAGCAGCCTGTGTCCCCGTGGTATTGAAGAACTGATTCTGCTGGGCGCCGGCTGCCAGCGCGAAGGTCGCGATACACAACAGCAGCCGCCTCATCTCAAGGCCCCTTCCTTGCACCGCCTGACCCCGGGATCGCCTTCACCTTCAGGTCCGGAGCACGGCCTTCCTGCAACTCCACTGAAGTCCCGCTATCGGGGTAGTTCTTCAGGAACTCCGGATCCAGCCAGGCCTGCGGTGCCATCTCTTCAAACGCATAAATCTTATACGAACCCGGCGTCAGCGCCCGGAAATCGAAATCGCCATTTTCGTCGACTCCAGACGCCGCGTAGAAGCTGAGGACGTGTGCGAGTTCGCCCTGCGGCGCGGCCAGTATCGTGGTGGCGAAGCCTTCCTCGACATGGCCATGCAGGTCGGCGCCACGCGTACTCACTACGATATCCAACGGGTCCCGCGTCTCCGCCGTAATGAACATGTCCTTCGTGAGCACGTCCATCTTGCCCAGCATCATCGATTTCAGGTAGCCGCCCTTGGGGATCGGCTCCACGACAATGTCCCACAAGCCCGGTGGCACGCCTTTCAGCACATACGAGCCGTCCGGCTCCACTTTGGCGTTCTCGACCCCCATCGGCGCGTTTTCGCCCGAAACCAGGCCGACCGTCATGTTGGACAGCGGACCCGCGTTGGGGCCGACCAGGTGGACATGCCCTGACAGATAGATGCTCGGCGTCAGTGTCAGTGTCACCTCCACGGCTCCGCCCGAGATGGTAATCTCCTGCCGCGCCGAATACTTCTTGCCCTCCGCTTCGGTCATGCTCGACACGATATACCGGCCCGGCAGCAGCGCCTGGGCCTGGTAACGCTGTTCGCTGCTGGCGCTCAAAGCCTGCGCCTGGTTGCCCGTGGAGCCACCCACGCGTTGTAGCCAGACCGGCAGGTACATCCGCGGGCCCGGCCCGCCGCCATTCATCTCTGAATGGCTCGCTTCCACCTCCGGCGGCGCCTGCACCCGGACGCTCAAACGCACGGGCGCCATCTCCTGGAGCGCGATATCCACATCCGTCATCTCCGCCCCCGGCTTGAGGTCGACCGCACCGGCTTCCTCTTCAATCACCGACGAAGGATGGTAGGTCAACGCGGGCATCGCCCGCGGCTCCGGCTCACCCGGTTCGCCCGGCCGCATCACCTGCGGGGGTAGGAACTGGTTCTGGCGCGCTGCCACGACATACTGCCCGGGTGGCAGGTGAAAAATCCGGTATTCACCCCGGTCGTCTGCATTCGCCCCTCCGGCGTACACCCATTCCGGCTTACCGCGCGGAAAGGAACGGCGAAACGCCTGCACATAGCTGCCAGTCGCCGGACCGCCGCCCACACCCGTCACTGAGCCGGTGATCGCCGACAGTTGCGGCATGCGGATGATCAGGCCCGACTTGTTCTCGTTGGCCCCGATGCTGATAACTTGTCCAGGACCACCCGGTTTGCGCGCGCCGTAGTCCACCGGGCCGTATCCATTTTTGGAAGCCCCGATAAAGTACCGTCCCGGCGGCAAGGCCCGCAGCAGAAACTGCCCCTCCCCATCGGTAGGCGCCGTGCCTCGGACATTCTCACGGCCCTCCATGACGATGCTCACCAGGGCCCGGCGCACGGGCGCTCCAGTCGTTTCGTTTAGCACACGCCCGGCGATCGAGCTGTTGCGCTCCACCTGCCCGGCCGAGCCCACGGCTCCGAGGATTACCAACATCAAAATGGAACAAACTCTATATATTTGGGCGCTCTCCACCGGCATTTTCTAAACATTTACTATGACACCGCCGGCATCGCCGCAGGTTCCAACAAAGTTTGGTGAATAACAGCGGAACCTCCGCGTCCTGCCGCCCCTGCACGCTGCCCCCGGTCCGGCCCTCCAATTGGTGATATGACGTATGGGATGCAGCGACGCACTTTACTTCGGACAGCGGCCGGCGCGTTGGCGGGCTTTGCCGCCGCAGTGCGCCCGGCCCTGGCGGCCGACGCCGACATCGAGATCACTCCCCGGGCCGACGGTGACACCATCAGCCCGCACATCTACGGCCACTTCATCGAGCATCTCGGCACCGTCATCTACGACGGAATCTGGGTGGGCCGCAATTCGAAGATCCCCAACGTCGACGGCATCCGGCTGAAGTTTGTCGAGGACATGAAACGCCTCGCCGTCCCGAACCTTCGCTGGCCCGGCGGCTGCTTCGCCGACGGCTACCACTGGCGCGACGGCATCGGCTCGGCCTCTGCCCGGCCGCGCACCTACAACTACTGGCAGGCCAGCCTGCCGCCCGGCTTCGACCACACCGAGACCAACGAATTCGGGATCCACGAGTTCATGCGTCTCTGTCGCCTCACCGGAGCCGAGCCCTACCTCGCCGCCAATGTCGGCTCCGGCTCCCCCAAGGAATTCCACGACTGGGTGCTCTACTGCAACGCGCCCGTCGGCACCGTCTCCCTTGCGGCCGAACGCGCCGCCAACGGCGACAAAGCCCCCTTCGGCGTGAAATGGTGGGGCGTCGGCAACGAATCCTGGGGCTGCGGTGGCGCGATGAATCCCGGTGAATACGCCACGCTCTACCGCCGCTTCATCACGCAATTCCCCGTCTACGAGCCCAAGCCTTACCTCGTCGCCGTCGGCCCGCGCGGCCATTCCAAGGACATGGACATCGGCTGGACCACAGGCTTCTTCGAGAACATGCTGCCGCAGCACCGCGCCAAGGTCGATGGCTACTCCCTCCACTTCTACACCGACTTCCGGAACACCAGGGAAAAGGTCGGCCAGTTCGACGCCGCCGGCTGGTACGACGTCATCCGCGAGGGCCTGCGCACGGAAGAGGTGATCGATAAGCACTGGACCGCCATGGGTGCCTACGACAAGGCCCACCACACGAAGCTGATCGTCGACGAGTGGGGTGTCTGGTATCCGCCAGGAGAAGAGACGGCGCCGAACCACCTGCTCAGCCAGCCACTCACCTTGCGCGATGCCCTCCACACCGCGGTCTCCTTCGATGTCTTCAACCGCCATGCCGGCAAGATCGCCATGGCCAACGTCGCTCAAACCATCAACTGCCTGCACTCCCTGTTCCTGGCGCAGGGCGACCGTTACGCACGCACGCCCGTCTATCACGTCTTCGACATGTATCGCGGCCACATGGGTGGCCGGTTGGCCCAGCTCAACATCCGGACCCCCGAGCGCAAAGTCCCCTCGCGCAATGGAGCAGTCACCCTGGCCGGACTATCCGGCTCAGCCTCCACGAAGGACGGCCGGATGTCCATCACCCTCACCAATCCGTCCCTCGACGACGCGGTCGCCTGCCGCATCCGCCTCAGCGCAGGGACGGCCTCAGAAGCCCGAGCCACCGTTCTCACCCATGCCGACAAAGCGGCCCGCAACACCTTCGACCGCCCGGACGAGGTGAAGCCCGCGGCCCTGCCCATCACCGTGCGCGGTGGCAGCGTGGAAGTCACCCTGCCGAAACAGTCCGTCGTCTCCATCGAACTCCGCCTGGGCTGAAACACGGGCAGGGTGGCAAATCTGGTGTAATCAGAAGCGGTTCCAGCCGGACTCGAATCCCCTTGGAACCGCCCTCTTTATCCCATGAGACTCCCCCTTCTCCTGACACTCTTCGCGGCCCTGGTGCCGCTGTCCGCCCAGAACCCCGTACCCGCGAAAAACCGCATGGTCGTCGTCATCAGCCTCGACGGCTTTCCCGCCTACGCCTTCGACGATCCCAATCTGCCCGCACCCACCCTGCGCAAACTGATCAGCGACGGCGCCTGGGCCAGGCGCATGACCACCGTGAATCCCAGCGTCACCTGGCCCAACCACACCTCCATCGTCACCGGAGTCCTGCCCGGCGAACACGGCCTCTTCTACAATGGCTCGCTCACCGCCTCCGGAACTCCGCCCGTGCACAAAGTGGAACCCTGGATCGAGAAGGAAAAGATGGTCCACGCCGTCACGGTCTACGACCAGGCGCAGAAAGCCGGTCTCACCACCGCGCAGGTCGATTGGGTCGCCATTCACAAGGCGAAGACCATCACGTGGGCCTTCGAGGAGGTGCCCTCCGTCGATGGCGTAGTGGAACAGGAGATGATCGCCAAAGGCCTCGTCACCGCCCGGGAAGTGGAACAGTTCCGCCAGGCCAACATCTTCCGCCGCGACCAGATCTGGGCCGACGCCGCCAGCTACATCATCCGCGAGCACAAGCCCAACCTTATGCTCTTCCACATGCTGAGCCTCGACTCCACGCACCACACTTACGGTCCGAAGACTCTGGCCGGCACAGCGGCCATCGCCTTCCTCGATGGTCAGGTGGCGCGTATTCTCGAAGCCATCCGCGGCGCCGGCATGACCGACCGCACCACCGTGATCATCGTCTCCGATCACGGCTTCAAGAAGTACAGCAAGCAGATCCGCCTGCTGCCCGCGCTCGCAGCGGCCGGCATCACGTCCGGCGTCCAGGTGATTCCCGAGGGCGGCACCGCCATGATCTATCTCGATCCGGCCCGTGCCGCGGAGCTGGCTCCGAAGGTCAGCGCCGCGATCGCGGGTGTCGAAGGCGTGACGCAGGTCGCCGGACCCAAGGAATTCCCCTCGCTCGGCTTCCCCGATCCTGCCAGGGATCCGCAAATGGCCCACCTCGTGGCGGCGGCCCGCGACGGTTATGCCTTCACCAACACGCCCGGCGGAGCGGCCTCCACCGAAGTACCGCAAATCGGCGGCAGCCACGGCTTCCTGAACTCCGAAGAGGACATGGATGCCATCTGCATCGCCTCCGGTTACGGCATTAAGAAGGGCGCCACCCTCGACCGTGTCCGCAATCTCGATGTCGCGTCGACCCTGGCCAACCTGTTAGGCGTCAAACTGCCCGATTCGAAGGGCCGCGTGATCTCTGAGTTCCTTAGGTAAGAAGCCGGACCAACGGGCCGGTGCCCGTCCTCACCGGCCCGTGCCTGACGGCGCGGCCATCTGCCCGTTGTTCAGGCGCAATTTGGAGAGCCAGGAGTTCTGTCCCCGGAACAGGAATTCCATCGCGATGTTCCCGCCCACATTCGCCAGCATGCTGTAGTTCCCCATGCGGAAGGCATCTTTCACTCCGTACCGGTCCGGATACCAGCCATAAACGGCTGTCGTTGCCCCCGCATACGGAGCAACGATCGCGGGAAATGACAGGACCCGATGCCCGTCCTCTCCGCGCCGCGCAGTTACCGTAGAAAACACGGCATGCCCCAGCCGGCGCATCGCGCCCTTGCACTGGCACGGATAGTACACTGCATCTTCATCGAAGGCCGCCGAAAGCGCATATCGCGTGGTGGTGCTCACCGCGGCGATCCCAAAATTGGAGCCCATGCGTTTGCCGAACCCCTCCGCGCCCTGGCCCCATTCGGGAATGCCGTTGCCCGCCTGGCTGAT encodes the following:
- a CDS encoding carboxypeptidase-like regulatory domain-containing protein, giving the protein MVRYQTAAILLILAARTAAAQPERNSSIAGRVVNAVTGAPLRRAAVTIVLDGRDDVRGMAPTDADGQFLLRLLPAGRYRIEVSKPGYAVMNYGARFPSNPGQIVTVGPNENKSGLIVRLPQLGAISGSIVAAGGGPAKGAFVQAYRRIYRRGQLDWSPEGSARANNAGQYRIIHLPAGYYIVSARQREEIADEKPGPVVSLEPAPRQVPALTFHPATPARGEAAPILLGTASEAMGINVSIQEMEPIRLSLPFFGLPGGNSPLVQRANGALTARPFIPARIREVNGESGYHLQIATGPERRFETLALAPGRYVITSATEATGVLYSARQEVNLTGGTLDVPLYFRPAPSVKGRIRLEGPNGGALSRMSVRLSGSEIGILRMESAKVQPDGSFSIPAVAAGVWDLAVDAIPPGGHVKSALLGRTDVLNGGLLVSNDNRDPLEIVVSTVSAQLRGRVDDRRATVVLAAPQGERAGRPRFFFTAGLDEDASFEFRALPPGAYTIYAFEELAPQAWLDPEFLPHYAGLGTPVELREGRAPEIAVKTIVGSTATRRVQ
- a CDS encoding carboxypeptidase-like regulatory domain-containing protein, yielding MRCLFFLLCFCLPCPAQIQGIGSGRQDQQQQQPSGSISGSVVDAAKGEPVAGATVTVQALGPGGMVSASADPAGQFSAANLKPGQYYVQANHQSYPGALGLPQAGLLVDVESGKATTGVVVKLTPAGTVSGRILSDDGEPLPDCGVFLSAAPIGTVPIRQNNYAQSNEDGEFRIAPVAPDRYLLAVRCSQALPVERLLDVVGPGGLEPGAGWQPIYYPDSPTAAGASTVNVVPGANVEVELRAKPQLVTTVTGVVIAPDGSPPADGYHVMLYPEESAADRGSNFGSAAAGKSGRFRIPMVPPGAYRFKAVPFRGGSQPAWYASQRITVGQTAPPPVTLQLQTSIALTGKVEEPPSEAAGNGQAAVRMRVGPMGGPSGQQPVRGSIMLSEAGPSQNLESHSTQVSAADGTFQLEGITPGRWRVQYQSYQRPAWIESMQYGDTLVEGDVIEIVQGSTGTLLLRTGTKAPEVHYELKGAPPQAKTYWMIQAVPADGGGPRGTSIIGVVVPGQPVQARPLGPGRYSFFAVEQGAGGGMINERVNELLRREVKPVELSAGQEQTVQIRCFPTDELLKIVANFVAGEAR
- a CDS encoding carboxypeptidase regulatory-like domain-containing protein; translation: MLRNKRLFIALILATGTAAAQPERSSSIAGQVVNATTGAPVNRASVEIILEGRSDVRGMAPTSADGSFLLRALPAGRYLINVSKPGYSDMGYGARYPGAPGQVITLGPNENKSGLMVRLSRLGSISGTILGTSGMIARGSYVSVFRREFPRGRLGWIQAGGATIDDRGQYHIGNLRPGRYIVAAYQVNMPVIRMGTPRSPQETEQKAVPALTYYPSTVIQQEAVPLDIGSGEARRDIDIPIQEMAPVRVSLWIQLPPGVTPQFSQPGAAPRLGMLRAPVWIRGTDGGPGAPMHAFTATMDGQVEYQPVNPGRYILASSMEVEGKCYGARKEIALSGGSVDTLLSYSPCVNLSGHLRITGPGAGRLSGMQVVLNSGENLPIDRRSAEVQADGSFILKDVPPGIWDILPGPIPLGGYLKSMMLGKLDVLAKDMVIAADTKDSLEIVISTRAAQLRGHVENGFASTILAAPQGELASVQSFYLATGADENGDFEFRNLAPGAYRIYAFESMAPGAWRDPEFLKSYPGLGTPVELGEGRASDIKVTAIPGAPAERRSQ
- a CDS encoding carboxypeptidase-like regulatory domain-containing protein; amino-acid sequence: MRRLLLCIATFALAAGAQQNQFFNTTGTQAAAQPAGSLSGRVVDSATNEPAREVQVLIFGSGGGAGTRTVSTDASGQFSVDELPPGQYYLQAAHQNYPGPLGLPQTGVFAEVLPAKETKGVTVTLSPPGAVSGRVLDDGGEPLSNCNLMLMHAPLGRSPGQPAGFAQSNDKGAFRMAPVGPDRYILQANCPEDLPVENLLSMVGPEGFDPRESWQTGYFPDNPAAGGGASFGVTAGADVKVEFHMKPVAVTSLTGVITAAPGASWKNQPMLQLAIADSIVGSQQPAAVAMVQPSNSFRFTMVQPGNYRLFGMTQDGAPEQANVAEAAVSVGSAPPPPMTVQFRPSMTISGKVEDPHASSAPASAPLTLNVFSGLRGPKATPFTPAKGSVMLMPAGPNLPLGQKAGQVNAQDGAFQIQGVTPGRWRVRYQSYQGPGWMETIHYGDTPAENQQIEVVEGAPGTLSIVLGGSPPTVKYELKDPPGDAKKYWMIQALPVAREGSGNQAYVGNSTPGHSITANSLAPGRYHFFALEQSNGGGMVNDRLLELLSRQVEPVEITASNDQAIAVKCFSVADVQKMAANYIAGEER
- a CDS encoding carboxypeptidase-like regulatory domain-containing protein; translation: MLVILGAVGSAGQVERNSSIAGRVLNETTGAPVRRALVSIVMEGRENVRGTAPTDGEGQFLLRALPPGRYFIGASKNGYGPVDYGARKPGGPGQVISIGANENKSGLIIRMPQLSAITGSVTGVGGGPATGSYVQAFRRSFPRGKPEWVYAGGANADDRGEYRIFHLPPGQYVVAARQNQFLPPQVMRPGEPGEPEPRAMPALTYHPSSVIEEEAGAVDLKPGAEMTDVDIALQEMAPVRLSVRVQAPPEVEASHSEMNGGGPGPRMYLPVWLQRVGGSTGNQAQALSASSEQRYQAQALLPGRYIVSSMTEAEGKKYSARQEITISGGAVEVTLTLTPSIYLSGHVHLVGPNAGPLSNMTVGLVSGENAPMGVENAKVEPDGSYVLKGVPPGLWDIVVEPIPKGGYLKSMMLGKMDVLTKDMFITAETRDPLDIVVSTRGADLHGHVEEGFATTILAAPQGELAHVLSFYAASGVDENGDFDFRALTPGSYKIYAFEEMAPQAWLDPEFLKNYPDSGTSVELQEGRAPDLKVKAIPGSGGARKGP